The nucleotide window TCATTTGGAAGACCTTTGCCCCCAAACTGGGCAACACACTGTGCTCTGTATCACCAGTACCTACACAGCTTCAATACCACACAACAGAATGCCTGAGCTTTTGCCGAAGGATCCCATAAAAGTCAAAAGCACGCCATTCTTTTCACACATAAATAAAGTATATGGGGAAATAATGCACCCTACAGAAGAGAGGATCAGAGCTGAACTATCGGATGCAGTCAGATTCTTCCTCTGGACTCTAAAAGGCAAAGGTTCACTAAGTGAGAGCTTCCCTGCCTACCAGGGCCTCCAGAGAGTACCGGTGTCTTTTGGCGATGCTTGCTTCAGGATGCTGGGCTTGCTGGGGGAAAAGGAGACCTCTGGAGCAGTGGATTGGTTCTTCTGGAAGTGACTTAGGAGCTTGGTCTGTGTTTCAGTTCGGACTTTATGAAGAGAGAGGAAATGGAAAGCTTCTTGCAAACACCGGGAATAGCCCTCTCTGAAGTCAAACTGAGAGCTTTTATGGAAGGATCCTGAAGctagagaagggaagaaagagggagggggaaaaaaagttcagaGCAATCGTTCATAGCAAAAGGTTCACAAAACTGTCACAGATCTATAGTAAACTAGAGGCTGAAGTAAACTTGATACTCACTCTTCATttgcagctggctctgctgcttcagGTAGCTGACAGTCATCTCCAGGATGTCGGCTTTCTCCAGCTTGGAGTTGGGTTGGTGTCTCTGGAACTCCTTCTCCAGGAGCACCTTCAGCTGCTCAATGCTGCTGTTAATCCGGTCACGGCGCATTTTCTCCACCACCGGCTTCCTGAGCTGtaaaaagcaaagggaaagagaCTCACTATTAAATCTCCTCTCTGCCATTTCACACTGTTCCTAAGCAATGTGAACCAGTTTCTCAGCTTTTGGAAACTGCTATGAGAACAGCTGAGAGCATGGCTCCAAGCTGCCTCACGGTGTCTGGACTTactttgtttctctcctttgGCGTCAGCAGGTTGTCAGGCTCCATGAAAACAACGCTGGGAGCCATCTGTCCCAAGAGGGGAAGGAATGTCTCAGAGTGGAAGTCCAGGAGAAATGTGTCGCTGGAAGCTGCCTCGGCCCTGTATTTATACTGTGCAGCCTTCCTGAGAGTCTGTGGGTCTGCGGCTTGGCGGAGTTTCCCACACTCTGTGGCCAATCAGAGAGATAGGCAGCACAATAACAGAAGCATCTATTCTTGCATGCTCCAGTGCCAGTGAATAGCCTGGGGATAATGACCTTCTCCCAGATGAGCAGGTGGGGAGTGCGTGGTACGTGAAAGACCGGGATCAGAATTACGTGTCAGAAGCTGGGAAAGAGCGGCCTTCAATGGGCAAAGGCTGCTGACTAATGCCAGAGATCAATGGCATTCCCAGCACAGGCCGGCGGCCACGGGTGCACAGGAAGGAGGCGGCCAGCAGCCGTGGAGGGCAACGAGCCCCCCATGCAGGCTGCGTGCGGCCGCGCTCCTCCCGGCTGCAGGAGGCACACGCTAAGCGTGCACCAATGCAATGCACACACGAGCAGCTTCTGGCTTCCTGAGATAAAGAGCAGAAGTTCTTTAAGGCTGTTTGCCTCGTTCTCACAGTAAGCCAGCAGCACACCAGTTTTGCCCAAGTGAAACAGAATACAGCTTTTTCAGTTTGCCTCACTGCAAAAACCTTTAAATGTAAATACACACAGTTATCCAGAAAAGTTTCTATTTTGATAATTGCTCTCTTTCCTTGAAATCTTACGAACCTCTTTGGAATACTCTCAAGCCCTGTCACAAGCACCCAGTGTTGTTCAAACATCTATAAGATAAATGCAAGAGGAGAAATATTTGAGTTTGGGGATCAGCTCAGTCTCATATGCTGCTTTCATTTAATCCATGCACAAAGGAGTGCAGAACAAATTCACATAGCCCATAAAACTGCTACAAGTCAAGATTCTGATTCCTCATTATTTTGCACTGCAAAGTCTCCGCTCAAAAAGAGCTAACGGTGCTGCTATTTGCATCTTATAAACAAATGCTTTATTTATGAGCTCCAGCCACACACAAACAGCCGCAGGGAATGGcagcagtgttttctgcatTCTCTACACATGCACCCAAGACCTGCACAGAAAAGGGCAGAGCAGGCCATGAACCACACATCTGAGCTGTGCCAGCCCCCGATTTGCTCCAGGTGTGCACTGCAATCACAGCAGTTCAGCTCCCCTTTATGCGAGCGTCAGTGTATCCCTCTGCAAGCAGCAACATGGGAATGTGAATTGTCAGATACATGACTGTAAAGTAATGCTAGGGATTACGGGTGGGGATTTCTTACTGAATCAGCGAGGGTACCACATAAATACCGTGTCTACATGAATGCAGTTTGTGTGTTCATC belongs to Meleagris gallopavo isolate NT-WF06-2002-E0010 breed Aviagen turkey brand Nicholas breeding stock chromosome 23, Turkey_5.1, whole genome shotgun sequence and includes:
- the LOC100551127 gene encoding transcription factor HES-5-like isoform X2 — encoded protein: MPEDLEMETAEGSMCELRKPVVEKMRRDRINSSIEQLKVLLEKEFQRHQPNSKLEKADILEMTVSYLKQQSQLQMKTSGSFHKSSQFDFREGYSRCLQEAFHFLSLHKVRTETQTKLLSHFQKNQSTAPEVSFSPSKPSILKQASPKDTGTLWRPW
- the LOC100551127 gene encoding transcription factor HES-5-like isoform X1; its protein translation is MAPSVVFMEPDNLLTPKERNKLRKPVVEKMRRDRINSSIEQLKVLLEKEFQRHQPNSKLEKADILEMTVSYLKQQSQLQMKTSGSFHKSSQFDFREGYSRCLQEAFHFLSLHKVRTETQTKLLSHFQKNQSTAPEVSFSPSKPSILKQASPKDTGTLWRPW